The DNA segment AAACTTGGATCTGACCAATAAGTTGTGACAAATCAATATTGCAAAACGAGATGCGTATAGGATTTAAAATAAGATGTAACGGGAACTCACACCCAGCCCATGTTGTTTGTGCCCTGACTCTGTGAGTCAAGGTGAATTACAATATCGATGCATTTTACGCGCTTGTTTCTCGGACGACCTACCAGGCTGATAAAAGAAATCTCTGGAATCCAGCAAGACAGCTGTCACGCAAAACATGAGGTGGCAACGTGATTAGCATAGTTTGCTTCTTCAGTCAGTTCTAATAGCACACGGATTACATTTCAGATGCTTCATATATGCAGTTTTGTCTGTGTTAAAGGCGCCTTTCATCCCTGGTTAAAAAGGTCTTGTGACATGAGATCACGCCTACCACTATGCCCGGAATGACAAGGAAGCTGTGGCGCTGACCGAGCCGTGGGTAAAACTCCCAGCTTGGAACATGACCTCATTCGGAGGCACCAATTTTATATATAAAGGGAGGTTGAGGCTGGGAGTCTCATCAGAGATTTGCATTTGGCCACTGAGGGAACTCAGCTGTATTCAAGGAGTCCTACCTCCCAAGAACTACTGGCAACATGGTGATGCTACGAGTTGAAGATCTGGTAGGAACTTTGATGCAATCAACCCATATATTAAAGATACCATAAGCAATAGTTGTTTAATTTAAGCACGAATTACGGTTTGTGTGCATGTCCCTGCTCGTGATAAATATCCCacacctgttttttaaaaattatatctcTATTGTCATTCATCGATTGTAAATTATCTTATAAACTAGGATTCGCAGATCCAAGTAAGAGGAACAATATTTTAATGTATGAATCTTATATGCGAGCTTGCATTAGTTTATTTCAGCAATGACAGTTAAATGTTTTATAACAGACCGGGAAATATATTAACAATTTAATAAATTGTAATTATCCAGAATGACAATGATAAATTACTGAATGAGAATAATATACAATATCATGTATATATAATCGTTTCTTTATTAGTGAGGTTGGATACACAATGAACCAGGATAACTTGGCTTTTAAACGGCTTGAACAGCAATGATATATTATTAGGTAGACATATACATTATTAAACTAGCCAAAACTCCTACGCTTTATGAATAGTTCATATCATTAAGTGACACGAGTTATGAATTCAGAAGTGAATTTTACTGCTTAAAAATATATTTCAGATGGGTTTGCCGAACAGTTTAACTGGGTTGGGATATTGTCTGCAATGTCATCCATAAGGACAATAGTTCCTCCTAAATTGCCTTTCGAATTTGGCAAACTGGAGTTGATAGTAATCCAATTCTTCGCTACTGGGCGAGGGCGGGACGCTGGACGAAGCAGATAGCGGCGATAGTGAACAGGGTTCTGCAAGGTTGAGCTCAATGGGGCTAAAGGGGCCTCCTTCATCCAAACTAATTTCGTGTCTTTTCCACCAGGTGACTGGCAAGAAGAGCGAGGTTAAATCGGGGGGCCGGGGGGTCGGTCCGCGGACGGTGCAGGAGGAGTTTGGAAATGGAGAATACTGTTCTGCGGTGGCAATCGAGAAACAGGATGACCTGAAAACCCAGACAGAGCCATTCCCGTTCATACCCAGTCACAAGCATCAGAAAGAGAAACTACAGCCAGTGTCACACAGCAAAAATGTACGTCCCATGGGGAAAGTTAACATTTCTCTTGTTAAATGGCCAGCGACTCATTGCTTCTAGCTCCAGCTCATATCGAGCAGTCAATTCTATTGACAACCTAATATCATCCAAATTACAGTTAATTTACCTTTCGACTCCTTAGGTTTTTAAATGAAGTGTCCCAACTGCAGGATGTGCTCAGCTTTCACTAACGATTGCCGCTGTTTATTTTAGATAAAGCCAGTGGATCAGAGGCTGAAACTTGAAACTATCGATGATCTTCAATTCATCGTCAGGTTGAAGAAGAAGAAGCAATCTAAGGCCACTGTCGTCGAACCCCCAAAAGAGCCGGAACCGGAGACTATAGTAAGTTAGAAGGGAACAGACACAAAAGTAAGAAAATAAAGAAAAGGGTCTCGTCTTCTAAAAACTAACCCGTCATGTGCTCTGTTCCAGACCGAACCTGTAGACGTGGAAACATTTTGGAAGGCGGCGGTGGACAATAAACTTCTTGTGATTGAGAAATACCTGGCGGATGGGGGCCATCCAGATGTCTGTGACCAGGTAAAAACGGCCAATTCATtaaatagtatcatagtaggtacagcacaggaggaggccattcggcccatcgtgcctgtttcggctctttgaaagagctatccattttgttccattcccctgctctttcccagagctctgtgcattttcttcttttcaggtatttatccaatttcccttttgaacgttactattgaatctgcttccaccaccctttcagacagtgcattccagatcattacaactcgctgagtaaaaaaatgtccCCTCATGTCCCCtcaggctcttttgccgatcaccttaaatctgcgtcctctggttaccgacccttctgccactagaaacagtttctctttatttactctgccaaagctgttcatgattttgaacacctctattaaatctccccttaaccttctctgttctaaggagaacaaccccagtttctccagtctctccacataactgaagtccctcatccctggcatcattttagtaaatctcttctgcatcctctctaaggccttgacatccttcctaaagtgtggtaccagaattgaacacaatactccagctgaggtataaccagtgttttatgaaggtttagcataacttccttgcttgaaATGATTTTTGTAATTCTGGCTGATTAAAGGAAACAAAACAACCCATTTTTTTATACCAACAGTTTAACAGGACTGCCATGCATCGCGCCTGCTCAGAGGGGAATGAAGAGATTGTATTGAAACTACTAGAAGCTGGAGCCTCCACTGAGTTTCAAGATATGGTACTGATCCCATCATCATTATCTATCTATACCTTTCAGATACGCCAACGGGTGACATGAGTGATGTACTTACCGGCAGCATTTTGGTTTAAGAGATTATTAACTTCAATAATTACTAAGAtgattgcatgaagaagtgtttggcAATTTTGTTTTGGTTTGAGGAGGGACACGAGGCAAAAGGAGCCGAGTATCTTTGCTGTCGGGCGTAATTCTGCATTTTGACATGATTTATGCCATCATATCATGTGATTACGAAAAATGTTTGCACTTTAATTCACATTAATTGCAAACTATTCACTGcccataatattttttaaaaaatcaaacttGTTTTCTGGTTCAGCTCAATGCAACGGCGGCCCATTGGTCCTGTCGTGGAGGCAGTCTGGAGGTTCTGAAAACCTTGTTAAACAAAAATGCAAATGTGAACGCCAAAGACAAGGTGAGCAGTTATTTATGTAACCAAATATCTCACCAAGATTCACTTGCGGTAAAGTCAATTTGACAATAACTACtgtcttttttttgtttaataCAGTTATGTAGTACTCCTTTACATGTTGCTGTCAGAACTGGACATTATGAATGTGCTGAACACCTTATCGCATGTGGAGCTGATCTGAATGCCAGAGATATAGTACGTATTAACTCATGTACAAAGGAATTTCTATATTATAGTATTATTATACTGGACTTGTttcttctatataaatgcaagttgttgttgtaaaagaCAATCTGGAAAGTGTTACCAGGTTGTAACACATTGTCTTAATTCTTCAATGTTATATAAACTGGAACAGGATGACTGAGTGCTACGATAGGTTAACCTATtagacctctgggacctgggttcaaatccagcccaaactTTTGGGATAGAATTATCCTATCTGAAATGATTTTGGGGATTTTCAACACAGTTCTTAGGGAGCATGGAACCACAACATAAAACTATCTAAAACTCaatagtaaaagtgaccataaagctatTGGAATGTCTTAAAAAgcacaactgattcactaatattctttaaggaaggaaacctgccatccttaagtggtctggcctatatgtgaccccagtcccacaccaacatggttgactcttaactgccctctgaagtggcctagcaagccactcagttatatcgctgttcaagtagaaggcccaccatcaccttcacaAGGCaaagagggatgggcaataaatgccgttcttgccagcgacgctcacatcctgagaatgaattaataaaaaattGGCAATCACAAGGAAACCTGGTATGGAAAATAGTAATAGAAGGTGCTTGTCTGAGGTTCCGATTAAAGTAAattgttggggcagagcagaAGGAACTTTAATTGATATATAAATCCTGAATACTAGCGCTCATGCTGAAAAGATGATTTCCAACAGCAGACCAAGTCTCCAATGATATGAAACTATTGAAAAATATTTCCTCTATATGTGCCATATTGGCACAGCATGCCCAGGATTAAAAAATACCCCCTAACTCCCAAACAATGGGCATCTCATGAAAGCTCACTGTGTTCTCTTGTCTCTTTTATAAAATGCCAAACCATTAGAGGCCCAAATGTTGGAGCACTCCTGGCAAATGGACCTAACTTACACCCAGCACCCTCAGATTGGAGGATCTGAGAAAGGGCTGGGAACAAAGTCCTGGAGGCAATAAAATGTAGATCACTTTTCATAGGGCCGACAGGATGACTGTTATGGCTGGAAGCCCTTGGTTGCTGTTTTTGGACATAAGGTCCCAGAGTTGACGGCCATTGCTACTATAGGCCTCTTGGGCTTGTAGCAATGGTTGACTTTCCTCCCCCGACTTCAGGGTACTAAGGGGTGGGTCTGCACCAGGGGAACATTGGGCATCTGCAGATGATCGGAACCTAGAACGACAGGCTGGTTCATGTCAGGTCAAATGGAGGGCAGTCATAGAAGGACTTGCGCCCAGGCTAAGGGAAGGAAAATCAGCCCATGTTTTAATTTTTCATTATGGGATCTTACAGCTGTACCGGCATTGTGGCCTCTTTAATTTGATCACTATCTGTATGCTGTTGCTTAGCAATAGAGGAAATCCACATCACTGGCTGGCTCCTTAAGTCTTGGATTTGCCAATCTGTGCCTAATCTCTGTTGACttgggtgagtgggatgtgtCCCTACATCCCTACACTGTATTTGAGGCGAACAGAAACTCTGTGGATTTCTATGGCTTGGTTTGGAGACTTTTAAACATCGAGATGGGTTTCCGCATGTGACAATATGTGACTGATGAAAACAAAACTGTTTTGTTGAATAGTAACTTTTATCTACCAAATGTCACTTTCTGAAGGAAGGGGACACTCCCATGCACGATGCAGTCAGGCTGAGTCGTTACCGATTGATGAAGCTTCTGATGATTTACGGAGCCAATCCGACTTTGAAAAACTGCGTAAGTACAATAATCGACAGTTTCACTTGTAACCTTTACAGGATTTAAAGCTGAATTACTGAAGTtagattgtttaaaaaaaatcacatgggCTCTTCAAAATGTGGCATTAATTTATATCAGGATACTCAGTGGCTGACTAACGGCATGGCCGGCCAGGGGTGAGCTTAAAGCAGATTTGCAATATTGGGACCCATTGTAAGTTGTATTACTGTGAGGCCTTTTGATTTTCGGGTTTTATTTTCTCTTGAATTTGTATCAAAAAGTTGGGGGAAATCAGCTGTCAGTAAATACATAGGCTTCGAATTTCCTCCGGGCTTCTCCCGCTCCACCGCTGTAATTTCGGTGAAAACCATTTATTGTACGTGTAAaatctgccaaagttacggcagtggaACGCGAGAAGCCTCGAagaaattcacccccccccccttctactCATACCCCAAGCTCTTTCAGATCAAGAATCTTCATTACCAGAAAATTTCGGGTTTAATCAGCAAAGCAATTTTGGGCAGGAAGAAAATACTTTAAACAAAGTGCAATGCTAGAAGGAGCTGATGTACACCCAGTAGCTCCGTCCCCGGTGCCTCTTTCCCAGCGGGACTTGTTCAGCAGTCAACTCCTGATGTATATCAGAACTGCAACAGGCCGATGCTTATATTTCTGGGTTTTGTTGATTTAACTTTAATTTCGGTTTCATCTTTGGAGTGGTAGTTATCAGGTTTAATCAGGTAGAACCCTGAAATCAGAAGGCTTATTTATGATTAATAATTAATAATTATAATTAGATTGAGCATATTGTTTCTCATACACCTATGGAATACACAAATACCTCAGAAAACAGCAGATGATTTCCTCCTCAGTTAATTACACACAATTAGAAGGACCACATGCAGT comes from the Heptranchias perlo isolate sHepPer1 chromosome 21, sHepPer1.hap1, whole genome shotgun sequence genome and includes:
- the LOC137340143 gene encoding ankyrin repeat domain-containing protein 1-like, producing MVMLRVEDLVTGKKSEVKSGGRGVGPRTVQEEFGNGEYCSAVAIEKQDDLKTQTEPFPFIPSHKHQKEKLQPVSHSKNIKPVDQRLKLETIDDLQFIVRLKKKKQSKATVVEPPKEPEPETITEPVDVETFWKAAVDNKLLVIEKYLADGGHPDVCDQFNRTAMHRACSEGNEEIVLKLLEAGASTEFQDMLNATAAHWSCRGGSLEVLKTLLNKNANVNAKDKLCSTPLHVAVRTGHYECAEHLIACGADLNARDIEGDTPMHDAVRLSRYRLMKLLMIYGANPTLKNCNGQTPIDLVLQWQTGTKEILNQFMENSRQSPQ